One window of Chitinophagales bacterium genomic DNA carries:
- a CDS encoding alpha/beta hydrolase, whose amino-acid sequence MKLIEEQGFQYYQTGKGPVIILMHGLFGALSNFYDFIRYFENKFTIYLPVLPVYSLPAQETSIDGMVNYLSDFINFKALKDFSILGNSLGGHIALLYCLKHQDRVKSLVLTGSSGLFENALGDSYPRKSDYDYVRKKAAYTFYNPDVATDDLVDEIYEIVNDKEKAMRILHLAKSALRHNLSASLSVLTIPVLLIWGKEDRITPPRAGEEFHKLLPNSELYYLDKCGHAPMMERPKEFNKVTESFFDRINRK is encoded by the coding sequence ATGAAATTAATTGAGGAACAGGGTTTTCAATATTATCAAACAGGTAAAGGTCCTGTAATTATATTGATGCATGGATTGTTTGGAGCCTTGAGTAATTTCTATGATTTTATCCGGTATTTTGAAAATAAATTCACTATTTACCTTCCTGTATTACCCGTATACTCGCTGCCCGCTCAAGAGACTTCAATTGATGGAATGGTCAATTATTTGAGCGATTTTATCAATTTTAAAGCATTGAAAGACTTCAGCATTTTGGGCAATTCACTTGGCGGGCATATTGCCTTGCTGTATTGTCTGAAGCATCAAGATCGTGTAAAGTCACTGGTGCTTACAGGCAGTTCCGGGCTTTTTGAAAATGCATTGGGCGATTCTTATCCCAGAAAAAGCGATTATGATTATGTGCGAAAAAAAGCAGCGTATACATTTTACAACCCGGATGTAGCTACAGACGACCTTGTAGATGAAATTTATGAAATTGTGAACGACAAAGAGAAAGCAATGAGAATATTGCATTTGGCGAAATCTGCGTTAAGGCACAACCTTAGTGCTAGTTTATCTGTCTTAACTATACCGGTTTTACTCATTTGGGGTAAAGAGGATCGAATAACACCTCCCAGGGCAGGAGAAGAATTTCACAAGCTGCTCCCGAACTCGGAGTTGTATTATTTGGATAAATGTGGACATGCACCAATGATGGAAAGACCGAAGGAGTTTAACAAGGTAACAGAATCTTTTTTTGACCGTATAAACAGGAAATGA
- a CDS encoding CBS domain-containing protein, translating to MTAKELISGVIPPLKNSDSGLKAIEWMQEFSVHHLPVIDKGEFLGLLSEEDILDLSDPSEAIGKHKFSLHKPFVKEGDHIFEVIKIAAQLQLSIIPVIDEHNHYQGAISLESLINRLASFSSIEDPGGILVLEMNKNDYSLTEISRIVESNNAQILSSMITSHRDSTKIEVTLKLNVSDMKHVISTFERFEYKVTASFQESDYFEHLKDHYDALMNYLNV from the coding sequence ATGACTGCTAAAGAACTCATATCAGGCGTGATACCGCCACTTAAAAATTCCGATTCGGGGCTAAAAGCCATTGAATGGATGCAGGAGTTTAGTGTGCACCACCTGCCTGTAATTGACAAAGGTGAGTTTTTAGGACTGCTTTCAGAAGAAGATATTCTAGATTTAAGTGACCCTAGTGAAGCTATTGGAAAACATAAGTTTTCATTGCACAAACCTTTTGTAAAAGAAGGGGATCATATTTTTGAAGTTATTAAGATTGCAGCTCAATTGCAGCTCAGTATTATACCCGTAATAGATGAGCACAACCACTATCAGGGGGCAATTTCACTTGAAAGTTTGATAAATAGATTGGCAAGCTTTTCCTCAATTGAAGATCCCGGGGGGATTTTAGTTTTGGAGATGAATAAAAATGATTACTCATTGACTGAAATATCGCGAATTGTTGAGTCCAATAATGCACAGATATTGAGCTCTATGATTACTTCTCACAGGGATTCTACTAAAATTGAGGTTACATTAAAGCTCAATGTATCCGATATGAAGCATGTGATTTCTACATTTGAGCGCTTTGAATATAAAGTAACGGCTTCTTTCCAGGAATCGGATTACTTTGAACATCTCAAAGATCATTACGATGCTTTGATGAATTATCTGAATGTCTAA